Proteins encoded by one window of Chondromyces crocatus:
- a CDS encoding carboxypeptidase-like regulatory domain-containing protein has protein sequence MARRESVEVAAAALSDGDRAELLMNRHLERLERDPVGIVTGRVLNVDEAPVSGVIVRVAGNEVMTDDGGKYTLTNVPGGNQVASFEHAEYVFSQRLVAVHPGEHQVLDSYLLGRSQSRRINVDAPVSIRNGPLSLEFEPGDLGFADDGKRGAAAVPISGEVDVVFTTIDPLQKNHILAAPAGLTGITVKGEPVDLVSYAMLEVELFKDGRKVQVRSGQTVRTTLVVDDALAVKSGEIIPMWHHDTDLGVWVQAGGTDAVVQPEKDGSLIAVAELPHFSSWNYDSVGDATCAQFVLPGNQVTRRIRIVSTDSQGAMDHLWSITSECMNSGSSNARCFINVPSGARASTSFKVQAQQAGTNEWCDLTFQMGPIGQRTRFMGADINQWLNNFERPTGSWCGQSIGSPRGGFYLGGTYDIGSFGPPLPPNHVVLGMAQSSCPGVGGLSVSNIDAGFSAMVSNASNPATSANIDRDGAVDAADNCIANSSSQSDVNGNGIGDMCEAWCHVSPAPYAYLYDYDGDGIDDLCDNRWTVFNPSQYLPQ, from the coding sequence GTGGCGCGGAGAGAGAGCGTCGAGGTGGCGGCCGCCGCCCTATCTGATGGGGATCGGGCGGAACTTCTCATGAATCGTCACCTGGAACGCCTCGAGCGCGACCCGGTCGGGATCGTGACGGGTCGCGTGCTGAACGTGGACGAGGCGCCCGTGTCGGGGGTCATCGTGCGCGTCGCTGGGAACGAGGTGATGACGGACGATGGTGGCAAGTACACGCTCACCAACGTGCCGGGTGGCAATCAGGTTGCGAGCTTCGAGCATGCGGAATACGTCTTCTCGCAGCGTCTCGTTGCCGTCCATCCGGGAGAACACCAGGTGCTGGACAGCTATCTCCTGGGCCGCAGCCAATCCCGTCGCATCAACGTGGATGCTCCGGTGAGCATCCGGAATGGTCCCCTCTCGCTGGAGTTCGAGCCAGGGGACCTTGGCTTCGCCGACGACGGGAAGCGCGGTGCCGCTGCGGTGCCCATCAGCGGCGAAGTCGACGTCGTCTTCACGACCATCGATCCCCTCCAGAAGAACCACATCCTGGCGGCTCCTGCTGGGCTGACGGGGATCACGGTGAAAGGGGAGCCGGTCGATCTGGTCTCGTACGCGATGCTCGAAGTCGAACTCTTCAAGGATGGCCGCAAGGTCCAGGTTCGATCGGGCCAGACGGTCCGGACCACGCTCGTCGTCGACGACGCACTTGCCGTCAAAAGCGGTGAGATCATCCCGATGTGGCACCACGATACGGACCTCGGCGTGTGGGTCCAGGCAGGCGGAACCGATGCCGTCGTGCAACCGGAGAAGGATGGCTCTCTGATCGCGGTGGCGGAATTGCCGCACTTCAGCTCGTGGAACTATGACTCCGTCGGGGATGCCACGTGTGCGCAGTTCGTACTGCCGGGCAACCAGGTCACGCGGCGCATCAGAATCGTGAGCACGGACAGCCAGGGCGCGATGGACCATCTATGGTCCATCACGTCCGAGTGCATGAATTCCGGTAGCTCCAACGCACGATGCTTCATCAACGTGCCGTCGGGCGCCAGGGCCTCCACTTCCTTCAAGGTACAGGCTCAGCAGGCGGGGACGAATGAGTGGTGCGATCTGACGTTCCAGATGGGGCCAATCGGGCAGCGTACACGGTTCATGGGGGCAGACATCAACCAATGGCTGAACAATTTCGAGAGGCCTACGGGCTCTTGGTGCGGTCAATCCATCGGTTCTCCACGGGGGGGATTTTACCTCGGTGGAACCTACGACATCGGTTCCTTCGGTCCGCCACTACCGCCGAATCATGTGGTCCTGGGAATGGCACAGAGCTCGTGTCCCGGCGTGGGCGGGCTCTCCGTGTCGAACATCGACGCTGGATTCTCCGCAATGGTTTCCAATGCGAGCAACCCTGCCACCTCGGCGAACATCGATCGTGATGGCGCGGTGGATGCCGCCGACAACTGTATTGCGAATTCGAGCAGTCAGAGCGACGTGAACGGTAACGGCATTGGTGACATGTGCGAGGCGTGGTGTCATGTTTCGCCAGCCCCATACGCCTACCTCTACGATTACGACGGCGATGGCATCGATGATCTGTGCGACAATCGATGGACGGTGTTCAATCCGTCTCAGTACCTCCCTCAG